The nucleotide window CATGATTTATTCATTTGACTAATTCACATTCGTACTCCATTGAGGCATTGACAATCACAAAAGCTCTAGAACTATTGGAGCTCTCACTCCTCGCATGTTCGATCACCAGTCATAATTTTTCCGATTATCTCATCGAAGATCTTCTCCTCAAATCTCATTTGTAGTTTTCTTAACGTTGACGAAGGAGTAAGAGTAACTTGCAATGATAACTATGGAGTATGGAGGACGACTAGGAAGAAAAGATTCTAGTGTAACAAGCTGGTGCGAAGCAATGAAACAGAATCGTTGTTGCCGTGCACATTTGGATTTACCAGTcattatatatgtatgtatttcCCAACAATGAGAATTTGttccttaatttttttatttgcgTTAAGGAATATAATCACCGAGTATATATTTGCGCAAATCATGGAAGCATCCATATTAAGATATGATCCATTGTTGACTTTCGAGTCGAAGACTATGAAGTCATATATGTTGTGCCACATGACCAAAGTAGTCATATAGATACTACTGTTGCATGGATCGGCTATCTTAAAATGTATGTCGTACCTCCACGTCAAAGAAAACCAATGCCACGCCTCCGATGAAACGAGTCTAGGTGTTAAATTCCTTAATTTTGGATAATGTTAAAGTTGTTGAGATCTTTATCCTATATCAAAGTACCATAAATGTGAAACAGTACAAAGTACTGCAAATAATTATGCTCAAGTTGATCTTGCTGAATATGATGGTCAAGCCAAGTCATATGTCTAGCCTACGGTGGAGACTTCCGTAAGGGTTTAGATTATGGAGCGGAAAAGGGGACGACTAAATGGACTGGGTAGAAGAAATATATAGCAAGGTAATGTAATGGGATTGAAACTTACAGCAAATCTAATCGTTGTATTGTCCTTTCCTTCACGTGAAATACAATCGGGATGAAGTTTCTTATTTTGTTGAGAAGCGTAGAAGCGTCCCTTTCTCCGTTTGATTGCGAATCCTACTCATGTTGTGAATGAATTTCGTTCATCTCTTTTGTAGTTAGTGTATTCACATTACATTTGCAGATGATCACTAATCGAGACCAACGATAACGAATCACGTGTCCAACTATTTACTATCACTAGACAATGACTAAAGTTTTATAAAGTATGATACCTTTTATTCATACGTAACATCCACTATAAGtacatcaaattaaattccgacTAGTTCTAACGTGAAAAACGActctaaataaaaaaaaataaaaaaaataaaaaaaactcctCACACTAATAATTTAAATTTCACAGTAGTGGACCAAAAGAGCATAGTGAGTATACAGgcaattcaaaaataaaacaaaactaatAATTCAGATTTCACAGCATTGCGACCCCATTGAAATAGCAGAGTGGCCGTGTGTAGGGAATGAGTGTTCACACTTGGGAAAGTGCTGTATTACGACTATTACCGGTCGATTCGAAAAGaacagaaacaataaaaaaagaaggaaagaaggGGATGCGTGTCCAGTAGCTCCCAGTGCTTTTGTTGTTGTGAAGCAAAGCAAAGGAAAAAGTGGAAAGAAGCAAACGACCCTATTTTCTGTTATGCTCGGCAAAATGATTGCGTCCCTTCCACAAGTATCGTCATCCTCATTTGTATGccttttttttcataaattagGCCTGCTAATTACATACTCCGCATTGCAAGTTCAAACCTAAATACTCCGCTTGATTACCGAACGTTTGAATGTATCATTTCACTCGTATGCAATCATGTAAATGATGGGTGGAGCATAAGACATAATACGTCCGCCGGTATGAAAAGACATACATTGGGAGTTTTCAttacttttattaaaaaataaaatctttgGTTGTGGGGAGGGGTGATCAACATGAAATTTTAGATTCACCGACTAAAATATTTACATCACGATTAATCAGTGATACTCCCGTTGtcattaaaaatattatttactgcTACATTACAATCACGTAATTAAAAAATCAAACCTATCATTAAACATGTCCGCTACCGGCAAATTTATCCGGTCTCGTACCCAAAACCTAGAGGGCGGCCGTGAATGTTATATCATAATACTGAAACTAATAAAAGATTAGGTTGAAGTGCCGTTGGGAAGATGCCTTGTATTGAAGAGGAGTGCAAGACAGAGTTGCACATTGTAACCTATTaaaaagtttttcttttctttttgttaaatttgAGCCTCATTGCTTTGCTATGTGCCATCTTCCAAGCTATGATGCAAAATTCAGTTATATTATTATTTCCTGACCCAGCGAGCTAGCTTTAATCATAGATTAATGGCGGAGTTAGGATTTTAAAATGGAGTGGGCCATGCCATTATTTTTCGTTAAATTGAAATCCTCTATTGCAGCCGCTTATAAATACGTCAAATCTGTCATTTGAGGAAACAAAGTTAATGGTAACTTCTCATTCATTCCTTTCGTTCATCTCAACACAGAAACAAACACCTTTCACCCTTCTTTGATCGATTCAAAACCCCTCTGTTCAGCTATGGGTTCCTCTCCTGTATCAGAAACCAAGAATATTCAAGGTTGTTTATTACCTTAATCACTATCATATCTCTCTAATTTTCGCTTTTAGGTTTTGATCTGCTCTGAACTGCTTAAACTAAACCAGTTGTAAACTTGTGGCTATATGCAGAAGTTAGTGGGAAATTTGTTCCGAATGAACACGATGCTCTGCAGAGGCATGTAGCATTCTTCGACAGGAATCACGATGGCATTGTTTATCCTTGGGAGACCTTTCAAGGTTTTCGCTTTGTTTCGTAATTTGCGATATGTTTCTGAGATGTTCAGTGATCCAATCCTTACAATAAGAATAAGATCTGTGTTTATTTGTTTACAGGTTTTCGTGCAATTGGGTGTGGCCTCCTCTTGTCCTCGTTCAGTGCTATCTTCATCAACTTCGGTCTCAGTCGGCAGACTCGCCCGGTAACTTTCTCACTCCAACTTTTACTGTTTTACTGTTTAAGATGAACAAAACATACTCATGATATATATTCCATGATGCCGGTGAGAAATGAATACGACCTCCACGATGTTAGTTATTCCGGAAAACCAATTAGCTATGACTCATCCGACATGACTCGAACTCTTTtagagtttctttttctttaaataaAAAAGGGTTGAGCAATTGGTCTTTGAGTGGAATAATATATACCAACTAGTTCATTCCCAGAATCAATATCCGAAACTAAAGAGTCGtaaaaatagaatttatctAAGGGTAAATCTACAGGATTGATTGATTCTCTAAGAGACTAAGACACATGCCAACGCTCACATCCACATATTGTAGATGCCTTTGGCAAAAATCTAGTAGCACCAAGAAACAGTCTTGCTGATGTAATGCTGATCTGATTAGCATTACCAAGCACCAAAATTTGCTTTTCCGTTAATTTCTTTTTAACTTTtacattatgatttatgaatctGCTTACAAGCTAATCAATCAACTAAACTAGTAAACCATTCAACAGCTTATTTGATAAACATTTATTCAGAATTATACTATCACATTGACTGATGAGTCTTTTTGGTTGAATGTGGTTCAGGGAAAGTCGTTTTCTCTGCTGTTTCCGATTGAAGTTAGAAATATTCACAAAGCCAAACACGGCAGTGACTCAGGCGTCTACGACAGTGAAGGAAGGTATATTAAAATCTTGCTATATATATTGAATACTTGAATAGTCTGCAGTCTATACCATGACATGTATTATTATTCGTAAACTTAGTACATTATTTTTAGTTCATATTGCTTGCAGAGGAATATGACAACTCAAACCTACTAAAGAATGTATCCTTCACAGATTTGTTTATAATTGCTTTTGAAACTTTGTTCTATTTGCCACATGCCTTATATTCCGGTTTAGTTTATAGCTAATTGGTCAGAGGATTATAAACTCTTTGTTAGAGTTCTCTTGTTTTCTCCCTCTATATTCTCTGTTTTGATTATAAGTTTATTACAGGTGGCACATGTGTTTCAATTACAACTCATGAAAATTGTATAGACCTTTGTTAGGGTCCTCTTGTTTTCTCCCTCTATATTCTGTGTTTTGACTATAACAGGTAGCACATGTGTTTCAACTTATCTATCTATTAATCTGCTTTCatttctaataataattttgtaGGTTTGTTCCCTGTAAGTTTGAAGagattttcatcaagcatgcacATACTAATCCCAATGCTTTGACATCCGCTGAACTGAATGGGCTGCTCAAAGCGAATAGGGAACCAAATGATCGCAGAggatggtatgttaacatttctcatttGACCCAACTCTCAAGGTTTTGATACCTCTATGCTCAATATGACTCCTCTAAACAGAATATAATAAACTGATGGAACTAATGTTGATTCCAGGTTGGCTGCCTGGACTGAATGGAAGATCCTGTATTTGCTTTGCAAGGACAAGCATGGTTTACTGCACAAAGAAACCATTAGAGCTGTTTACGATGGGAGCTTGTTCGACCGTATGGAGAAGGAAAGATCAGCTGCAGCAGCCAAGAAGAAAGAGTAATCTCATTAATTATGAACTATTTACAAATATAGTGGGTAGAATTATATATTTGTACTTTGTGCAAAAGTTTTTAATTACTACGCCTATATGGCCTTTGAAACAAATGTAGATCATCATGTTTCTGGACTAGTCTTTCAGCTACAAGTATATTGAAATTAAACCGAAACAAGTTACAATGAATTCTTTGTTTATGCAGTATtgtctgaaaagaaaaatggcatAACGCTCTGGTCAGCCATTTGGTTCTGCTGAGTGGATGATGTAATTAGCTGATAGTATAttggttgtgtgtgtgtgtgtgtagacgAACAATGTAAGCCCGTATATTATGGTTTGTAATCTTGTTTTATGATGTACATTGGTTCTTGTTCTTCGATTGTCTTTACATCAAGCATGTATAGGCCCTGTATATTATGGCCTCAGATCTTTGTACGGATAGATTCCAAGTTTGAAATAGAAGTGTTGAGTACAGTTTGGTACTTTTGGTGGGAGTTCAGTAACTGAAGTGATAGCACTAATAGCAGTGGAATGGTGGATGTTGACACTGCAAGGATCTCACAGTTAGAACTCTCCTTGATCGTGAAATGTCGATTGCTTGTTGAACCCGGAAAATGTGAATTGCGGTGAAGTAGGATACTCTAAATTCGGAAGTCACAACATCTTtataaaatgtttttttttttttgaaattctttataAAATGTTCTTTGATGGAAGGAATTGTTATATGGGATGATATCCATGATACGTACTGTCTGATGTTGTAATTCTACTGTGAAGTGTAGGCATGATTAAACAGTTTGATTAAGCTTCCATTCTGATACTCCATAACAAGTTCGTGTTCAGCTAATGACAGTGATTTAGTGCGTGATCCACCTAATGCTTGAAGGTATAGCATTATTAGTTTAATGTTAAACATGTGCTGGGACTCTCAACTGCTTccagaaacaaaaagaacaaaagaatgAGGAATAGGTGACTTGAGCATTACAAGCACCATGACATATATAAGAACTTCGAAACCTGCTAGGAAATCCAAACAAGTATGCCAAATACATGGCTTTGAGCCACCAACTGACATTTATAGTTGTACCTCTGCTTATGTACCCAGAAAAAGCACCACTAGGGTTTGGGATAGAAGTTAAGTTGTAAAAATGCAAACAATGCAAGGAGTTCAACACTTAACAGCATAAGAAATTTGAAGTGAAGTACCACAGCAGAATGTTTAGAGACCTTTCATTTCCCTAAGACATCTCATAATTCCCAAAAATTTAATCAATCCAAGGAGTGGACGTTTAAAATCAAGGAGTGAGAGGTTATCTTCCCCCACGGTAAAACTGGCAGGCTCGGCCACTTCAACACTGCCACTTTCGCCCACAGCAAGCCTCATTGTTCCTTTGAACATGTAAATTTCGGCATTTCGCAGGGTTAGAGTCGAACCCTCTTTCATCAAGTCCACTGCACAATACATAACAGGGAATTAAAGCTATGTAATTACATTACATACAATGCAGTAGTCTTCCGATGCGCGCAAAACAGTAAAACCTGATAGATCACAGTTGCAATTCTATAGTCAAGCTAAAACCAGATCGCTCGATCGTTTCTAGATCTGAAGAGTATCATTCTAGTTTGATCGCCAACCAAGCATTCAGCAATTTGGCGTCCATTGTGCAATACCATCTTAGTACGACTAACAACCTTTACGGTAAGAGTGAGACCAGAGTCCATTGGGAGGAGCTCATGAACCTTTGTGATGTATGGTTTAAGAGTTTGGCTTGACTCAAGTCCGCCATTTGAGAAAAGGCCTTAAGAGTTTGGCTCAAACGTACACAACTGGGGAGATGGGAGATGAAAGGAATAGGTTTTACAATCTGTGCAAATGACTAGAGGCCAGCTCCTATTTATACAGGCTCATCATCGAGGAGCTACAGAAAACAGATGTGTTCGAGTCTACAGAGTTCGGTTCACCTTACTGTGGACCTCTTGACTGGTCCTAGAGATATCCAATGAACTCTGCCTCTTTCAGTCTTTCTTCTCTTGTTATCTCACAGCTTTCATGGGGATCATTGACTAGTAGTCTTTCTTCTCCAAACCCCAAAACAACTCTAGAAAGAGATTATTTTGTTGGGCCCTAAATGGCCATATTTTTCATGGTTGTCTCAGGTCTGAAGGGACTTATTGGGCTGTAAATAAAGTTTTACCTTATAGCAAAACTGGATTGGGCGGCCTTGGAGAAAGGCATAATGCCCCAAGAGAGTTGAGTCTAGCTCTTGTTCAAATGCCTTACAAGCCCAAAGTAGCAATCTCCATCTTTTAGGAGATTTCAGTGAAAAGTAGTAtatattttttgggtttttgtccatttaccctatttttagagatttttttcctatttaccctattaagtttttttaattctctcttaccaaAAGCACTCTAagagagtcttccctaatactccataaattttttttttcctttttttttaataccattttaccctcacccatgtattacttagagagagagagacttcgccggagcagCGTCAtcgattccggccaactttcgccagaATCTGGTCACCGACCGCCGCCTATcgaacttttctgaaaacctcgcctgaggtccccaaagaggtcgtcggagatttCATAAGTTgctggaaaggtttattgccccaatagacgtctattgcccccaatagtctattgcctaATGTCtcctaatagacatctattgccccccaatagaggggcaataaacctctactgccccccaatagacgtctattgccctccaaatAGAATTTTCAGTagccggaatgagaactaatctttctgaaattagacaaataaaactttgattaaagaaaaaaaacgaagagattacatcaattcaaaacatctattgccccctaatagacattcaattttttttttctttccttttgtcccattacttaaaaaaaaaaaaatctgatttgggcacccagaaaatggtCTGGGCACCCAAGTCAACAACCGACCAAAAATCACTGGATTGAATCACCGCAGGAGCTCGCCACCGACCTCTCTCACCTTTCCAGTCCTCGTCAAAGTCACTACCAACAGCGGGATTTCGGATTTGATTGAGCGGCAGCAGGATTCGCCGGAGCTTCCGTTGCCGACGATCTCCTTCATCACTAGCCACGCCTCCACCGCCGGTTGGCTGAGCTCGACCGTCTGTGAACGTCGTGGATTGGCCAGTCGATCTGGTACCAGCcatggtagagagagagagacagtagCTCGATCTGGTACGATCAGATTCGAGTTCCACTTTCAGAGCTGCCATGGcagagaaagagatagagatgTCGCGGGTctgcagagagagaaagagagatgtcACCAGTCtacagagagagaaggagaggagagagagagagaggggggggggagaaTGATGAGTGGCACGTGGTGGTTTTTTAATGAGGTCGAGGGTAGTAtcatcattttattttaaatcgggtaagtgggaataaaaatctcttgctagggtaagtgggatgatttttgcttattttgatgctttgggtcaatgaccttttttttttttttttttttttttttcagcattgCATTAAGGAAACTATAACATTTATATATTTGTcgtccaaaaacaaaaagaaaacatttATTTCTGAACATAAAATAAGAACCACATAGTGAATAGTGACAAGCATGGAAATGGGCGGCGAAAGTGTTGGTCCTCCTTTTTAtatagggagcttctattcatacctccaaaattggtattttaaCCTcctcacttaatagacctccaacttacttttacaaataaccaatatgctatttacacctccctaatttttcCAAAATGCCCATTgcccaataaaatcaataaaagttttttttttttttttaagattctattcatacctccgaAATTGGTAAATGGAACTCCTTCAATTTTTGAACaattcacaatcctattttcccttaaaaaaataaaaaaatcaagtggtgctctctctgtctctcactTAATTTTGTCGCAATGTCGCTCCTATTTTGTTTCTGTATATCCATATGTATTTTTCAGTCTTTCTTCCATGTACTTGTGCATGTGACGTTGACGACTTCTATCAAAGCTAGCTAGGTACTGTAGAACATATAAATGTGCATAATCATGTTATGattgttcaaagttcaaacataaatactcAAATTTCTACTAGATAACTTGGTATAAATTTCTAAGTAAAAAACTGATAGAAAAAGAAgctaaaactaagtataaattTCTAGGTATAAATTTCTAACTAGGTATTAAGCTTGATAGATTTTGTCTCACTTTTAACTCGGGGAGTAGAATCTCACCACCATGATTAACGTTTGAGAGATATAGAATAACTCTTGCTAatgattttagggtttatgttggaggagaaagttttctccaagttgaagacttataattattatttttttctcccATCTTTTGTGTCTTTGTTGGTAATTTGATATGAGTTAACAAAATCAACTATTACTTGAAATAAGAGGGAGctctaaataccaattttggaggtatgaataaaacCTCCCTTTTATATATACGAAATTCGCAATAGACGTCTATGTTTCATCACTTCATGTGCATTGAAGAATTAATCTCTCTACTTATACTTTTGAAATAATTGAAAGTAGGACTGTAGGGGAACTCTTTTCATAATGCGACTTTAACCATAACACATGATGTTAGTTTCCGTGGCCATGCCAACTCTAATTCTAGGTTaatccaaaattaattccagaCGAAAATTCTAGAAAAAATCCTTTGAATTATAGGAGACCAGAATAAAACGAATAAGTTGACGAAGCTAAGCAGTGGTGGTGGGAAACCTTATCTTAAGGCAGAAAAGCTATTGTCCTTATAATCAAAAGCCTTTTATGACAAAAACCCGATGACTTTACTATCTAAGAAACTTCATAACCATTGAAGGGGACCTTCCTTTCCTCTTGCATCTTTCCTTCCCAAAATTTCCATATCATTTGATGGTAATAGGTCTCCACTCTTAACGACAGCTAGTATTTTAAACTTGTTCTCAGGACTATGTGCCATTCACATTTAGTCAGTCAATTATTTGGAAATGGAGTGTTATTGTCTCGATGTAGAAATATAAGATGTAGAAATATTGGCACGTTATTAGTATAAGGAAAGTGGCTCCTCGTACAATCATACAAATATAATGCGCCATATTAGAACGTGTAATGTCGTGTGACACATTTTAAATTGTAACATACCTAAACATTTATTGTTTGCACATAAATAGATCGAGCTAGCAGGATGATTATACTCTCTCATTAATTTTCAATAAGAAAATGTTCATGGTTTGACGCTTAATGAGGTTGATCGAgtgtattttgtttttaaagtaCTTTTAAATGAAGAAATTTGAATACATGTTGTGCGGACCTAATTAGAGACTGTCATATTCATTAGAGACGTTGAAGTATCAATAATTTGTGTTCAAGATGCAATGATCATTTAACTGTTTTTTTAATGAACTTGCGTAGGCTGTGTAATATAATAGCGACATGTTAGATATTGATCTAGATAGACCATATCGCATAAATTAGTATACTAGTTAATTAGGCCAGTTTTGTTTAATGCTTAGTTCTTTTCGTCCTCATCTTTTTCTCAATTTGCTGCAGCCTAGTGACTAAACTATTGGATCCTTCATGACGCTAGCTAATCTAATTCTTCTCACGGTTTTTCACCATCAATTACTAATGCActgaccatatatatatatatatatatgtgtgtgtgtgtgtatgtatatgtataatcAAGAGCAGCTCAAATTAAGCTTGAGCTCGATCGGTTCACAAGTTTGAACTTAACAAACAAGTTAAGCCAAACTCAAGTTTTAGAAAGGTTTTACAAGTTCCCATCTTTAAACTCGACCAATTAATTTCGATAAAAAATAAACCAAATATGAGTAATATTTAACACGCCATGTGGCTAAACTCATTTGCAACCCTAACATTGATCCTCACATACTGTTCAATAATTGTCGATTGTTCATTTAGGTGAAACTCATGATCTGTTGTATGCATGTTCCCTCTGATTGATAGTTTTACCAAATACCAACTGACCTCTAAAAAAGGAAGTCACCTAAAGGCCTCATGGTATCGTTTGGTAAATAAACCCTGCTAGCTTGTTGAGTTGATGGACCATCTTAACTAACCATATGCATGTACGAAGAAATTTCAATCCCAAATTTTAGATTACTTTTATACAACCATTCATAATTCACAAAAAATACTCAGTTTCCCACGGAGACTTGTACATCATCTCATTTTCCCTGAAATCATTACTTCATTAGCCAATCAATTGAGTAGTTTTAGTCCAACCATAGGATGAGATGGAGGACCAAATAGAAGCCAGTTGCAGCAtactttcttttccctttttgttttttttgtttccagTTTCTTCGATCGAAATAtggaacaaagaaaaacaacaaGACTATATAGTAGCACCTGTAAAACAACCCAAGTCACATGAATCAAAATACAAAATATGAGTAACAGAAGTGGGTAGAGTAACAGAAGTGGCAGCAGTATAGTCGGTAACTAAAGTCATCCCCATTCCAGAGACTGCTACTTCCATTGATGCTGATGTGGTCAACTCTAACCAAATCCCTCTACCAATAATTGACTTTTAAACTCACTAATAATACTACGCGAACCCACTTAATACTTAAACTACGTCACCACTCGCCCCACCCAACCCTTTTTGCCTTCAAAACCATCAACCATAATTCCATATACATCGAAGTTTTCCCAGTCTTTACGTAAATTCCCCTCGAAGCAATATCCCTAGCTCGTactactctctttctctctttcataTATTTTCATAACCACCCTCTCTTTCATATTCTTCCGACTCGATCTCTCACACAGCACAAACATGTCTCTAACCAGAAATATCACTGCAACTTTCTTCGTCTTCTTTCTCGTCAACCTCTCCTTCTTCACATCCCCGTCATCCTCCGCAACCGACACGTTCATCTACGGCGGTTGCTCCCAGCTCAAGTTCCCCCCGGGCTCGCCCTACGAGATGAAGCTCAACTCCATATTGGCCTCCGTGGTCAACTCGGCCATGTTAACTACTTACAACAACTTCACGGTCCCCGGGTCGTCGGGCACCGCGGACACGCTCTATGGCGTGTTTCAGTGCCGCGGCGACCTGAGCGGCAATGACTGTGCGCAGTGCGTGGCACGCGCCATCAGCCAGCTCGGCACGCTCTGCCTGGACGCGTGCGGCGGCGCGTTGCAGCTGGACGGGTGCTTCGTCAAGTACGACAACGCCACGTTCCTAGGGGTGGAGGACAAGACGGTGGTGATGAAGAAGTGTGGGCCGTCGATCGGGTATGACTCGGAGGGGTTGACCAGGCGGGATGCTGTGCTGGCTTATCTCGGGACCAGTGATGGGTCCTCCCGGCCGTTCAGGGTGAGTGGCGCCGGAAATGTCCAGGGTGTGGCCCAGTGCGTCGGGGACTTGAGTCCGAGCGAGTGCCAGGATTGTCTGTCCGACGCCGTAGGGCAGCTGAG belongs to Rosa chinensis cultivar Old Blush chromosome 4, RchiOBHm-V2, whole genome shotgun sequence and includes:
- the LOC112200262 gene encoding probable peroxygenase 4, with the translated sequence MGSSPVSETKNIQEVSGKFVPNEHDALQRHVAFFDRNHDGIVYPWETFQGFRAIGCGLLLSSFSAIFINFGLSRQTRPGKSFSLLFPIEVRNIHKAKHGSDSGVYDSEGRFVPCKFEEIFIKHAHTNPNALTSAELNGLLKANREPNDRRGWLAAWTEWKILYLLCKDKHGLLHKETIRAVYDGSLFDRMEKERSAAAAKKKDIV
- the LOC112200445 gene encoding plasmodesmata-located protein 6, with the protein product MSLTRNITATFFVFFLVNLSFFTSPSSSATDTFIYGGCSQLKFPPGSPYEMKLNSILASVVNSAMLTTYNNFTVPGSSGTADTLYGVFQCRGDLSGNDCAQCVARAISQLGTLCLDACGGALQLDGCFVKYDNATFLGVEDKTVVMKKCGPSIGYDSEGLTRRDAVLAYLGTSDGSSRPFRVSGAGNVQGVAQCVGDLSPSECQDCLSDAVGQLRAGCGTSTWGDLFLAKCYARYSEGGYHSQGHDHNDDDDDDDLDRTLAILIGIIAAVALLVVFLSYFRKYLCGDECGDEKGGK